The sequence TACGTTTCGCATCGGGCGCATAGGGCTTTTCTAAGGGCGGCGGAGGAATTCGGCGGCTCTGGTCGGTTTCGGAGAAGTTGATGGTCTTGCGAATGGTATCCTTAAGGAAAGAGCGGCAGACCGAGAGGGTTTTACGATCCATGGGTGAATGCATTTATGTTTTCGGTCTTGTCGTGATCTGGTTTTGCCGAAGAGCGGCAAAAAAGTCGCTGAGTACCAGATCGAATCCATAAGCGAGCGGCAGACCAACCAGCTCGTGCACAGAGAACCAGCGCAGGGCCTGACCTTCGTGAAGGGGAATTTCTTCTGCCGCTGCATCCAGATCCATCAGGAAGATATGTTCGATACGGTCGGGAAAGTCGCAGACGGCGTACAGACGGCAGGAGGATACGTCTGTTTCGATCTCTTCCTGCATTTCCCTCACGATACACGCTTCGGGAGTCTCGCTCGCTTCGACGTGGCCACCGGGGAGATCCCACATGTTCGGATAGGGAATGCCCGGCTTGTCGTCCCTGAGGAGCAGCAGCACTTCGCTGCGGCTGTTGATGAATATAATGCTTGCTCCGGATCGTTTCATGATTCAGGTGTGAATGGATGCAGCTAAAGCTGTTATTGTACGTTGTGATGGCTGCCTCGGGCAGGTCCCTGAGTCTATTGCCGCGCCATTTATGTTCCGCATTTTTTCATGATAGCGTTTTTCAGCCGTTTTTCATCTGTCGGTTGGTTTTTCCCATATTCTGCGTCACGGGCATCTGCTGGTTTCCGATGACATTGTACATGCCGGAATCTCTTTTGCGATGCCTATCTTGAGAAAACAGTTTTGCCGGTTTCTCGGCTTGTTCTTTTTCATCAAGTCAGTCATCTACATTTTTTTATGGAAACCAGTGCATCGAGGGAGCTTCTTGCAGATCTTTTCGAGGAATATTCTCTGTGGTATTCGAGTCTTGCCGGGGAATACGGCACCCTGCCACGCTCGATTTCAGGCGTTGCCGAAGACGGACGCCAGTTCATCTATCTGCTTGATGGTTTGGAGCTGCACCACATGGTGCGGAACAAGTTCATTCGATTCGTACTTGAAGAGATGCAATCCGTGGCATACGCCTACGGGTCTCTCGATATACGGGGAGAGAGCGATGAGGGAGAGTTGGTGGAACTGCTCGATGTCGTGGCCGCTGATATGGAGCGTTACATCACGGGTAGCTGGCAGGTGATACGCGGTCAGGACGGCAGAGTGACCGATCTGCTGCATAGGGGCACCCGCGAAGGCAGGGATACGGAAAAACATCCGGGTTCATGGTTTCTTGCCGGTTCAGTCCGTTTTTCCGAGGTCGAAAAGGCCAGATATGGCGCTATCTGGCAGGAGGCGAAGTCGGAAGTCATCTTCAAAGACCGGAACGCTGCTGACTGAGAGTGGTATAAAACAGGATATAGAGCGGACAACCGCCTTGCTCCCGATCGGGCCCGGCGGTTGCTGCATGCCTCGGACGGTTACGGTTTCGGAGTGATGGCTGAGCTGATGCCGTTGGAAACGTCCTGAACGAGCCTGGAGGCCGTGTTGACCGAACTGGTGAGCAGGGTTGCGCAGAGATTGGTGCAGGACTCGACGAGCGAAACTGCTGAATTGACGCCGTTGCCGACAGTGTCGGCAACGTTCTGTACCGGGTTGCCGATTGCATTGAAGAGGTCCGAGAAGACTCCGTTGCTGTTTGCCATGGATATATGGGTTGTTATGAAGTAAGGTATGTTCTGCTTGCAAAAAATTCCATACATGTTCCCCGACGGAATGCATCTCGAAACATGCTCATTTGAAAGTAAATATAATACAATAAGATCTGACAGGAATACCGCATGTGCCATTAAACCTCAGTTTTTCATACGAAAACAGGTTCATTGCGGCGGCTCAGGCTTTTTCGGGCAGAGCATGTTTGACTGCTTCGATGAGTTTTTCGAGGTTTTCAATACGATCGATCTCCTCCTTTTTCATAATTACCCTCAGGTCGCCGTTTTTCATGAGGATTAACGGATACACGTCAGTACGTCCGTATTTTTTTTCGAACTCGTCGCGGTGCAGGAACTCCATCGGCATTCCCAAGCTCTTTCTGAACTGCTTCCAACCTTCCTTTTCCGAAAATGTGTCGTGCGTAAGGCTGCAGAGGCTGCATTGGTAGGTATCCGGGCTGATAATCTTGTGTCCGATATCGAGCAGCCCGCTGATGGGTCCGCTTTCGGAGTTGTAAACGAAAATGAGTGTCATCGCATTCAGATGGAAATGTTTTCGATAACCGACAATACCGCAGGTCCACTTTTTAATAAACACAGGCTAAGCCTCTAAAAATTCACTGATGAACAGGATAATGCGGTTGTTGCAGCAGTCGGAAATCCGGAGCATTGTGCCGGAGGTTACGGATTTTACGGTTCATGCCGGATGTATAATGCCTGCGTTCGGACTATATTGCAGACAACGATGGATCACAAACATTTCATGCATTGGAGAGCGGGGATCATGAGTACAGATATTCGCGAGCTTGACCCTCGGGAGGTGTGGAGGCATTTTCACAGCCTTACCCGGATTCCTCGTCCTTCGGGGCACGAAGAGAAAGTCAGGGCGTTCATCGCAGGTTTCGGACGGAGTCTCGGCCTGGATACAACGGTCGATGAAGCGGGAAACGTCATTATCCGCAAACCCGCTACATCCGGAATGGAAGAGTATCGGGGGATTATTCTGCAGGCCCATCTCGACATGGTGCCGCAGAAAAACGGCGGTACGTTGCATGATTTTGAAACCGATCCTATCGAACCCATTGTCGATGGCGGGTGGGTGCGAGCCCGCGGTACCACGCTTGGCGCCGATAACGGTATTGGCGTGGCGGCGGCCATGGCCGTACTGGAATCAGGCGACTTGCGGCACGGTCCGCTGGAAGCGCTTTTCACGTCCGAAGAGGAGAGCGGTATGGCCGGAGCCTTGCGACTGAAACCCGGCATGCTCAAAGGCGGAATACTTCTGAACCTTGATTCTGAAGACGAGGGGGAGCTGTTCATCGGTTGTGCGGGCGGCCTTGATGCAACAATGACTTTCAGCTATGACGAACAGGTCGTTCCTGCCGGTTACGAAGGGTACATGCTCAGGGTGAACGGGTTGCGTGGCGGACACAGCGGCATGGATATTCATCTCGGCCGAGGTAACGCCAACAAAATCATGAACCGGTTGCTGCATCAGGGGTACCTGCGTCATGGAATGCTGATCGGTGCGATCGAGGGCGGAACCCTCCGCAACGCCATTCCGCGTGAATCCTCGGCTCTGGTGGTCGTGCCTGCCTTGCAGAGGGATGGGTTTCTTGATGGGCTTGGCCGACTTGGCGCTGATATAAAAAACGAGCTTGCTTCCGCCGATCCCGGAGTGAGGATTGAAGCGGTCTCTGCCGCGTTACCGGAGCTGGTTATCGGGGAGCCTGTTGCTGAGAGGATGCTCAGGGCGATCCACGCCTGTCCGGACGGGGTGATGCGCATGAGCTGCGAGATGGCCGGTGTGGTAGAAACTTCCAGCAATCTTGCAATCGTCACCTCCAGCGACGGAGAAATTACTGTTCAGTGCCTGCTCCGCAGTTCGGTGGATTCCGCCCTCGAGGAGCTTGCGACAATGATCGGCAGCGTGTTCGAACTGGCCGGAGCGGTTGCGGTATTCGACGGAGGCTATCCCGGCTGGAAACCCGATCCCGGATCTCCGGTTCTGAAAGGCATGCTGGAGATCTACCATGAAAAATTCGGGACGACTCCGGAAGTCAAGGCTGTGCATGCCGGTTTGGAATGCGGAATCATCGGAAGCATCTACAGCGAGATCGATATGATCTCCTTTGGTCCCACAATCCGTTATCCGCACTCGCCGGATGAAAAAGTGGAAATCGCATCGGTCGAAAAATTCTGGGATTTTCTCGTTGAGACAATCGGCAGGGTTTCTTCAGGGTCAGGAGGCTGTGGTTTCATCCCGGCAGGACGAACCCATCGGTGAGTGCGTCGAAATCAACCGGGAAAGAAGGTTCTGTCCTGCCGAAGCGGTCGCGGCCTTCCGGCATGGGATGCACTCCTTTCGGCAGAGAGTTGTGTAGCATGACATATTCGAGCAGCCAGGCCGTAAGGCGGAAGTAGCCGTTGGCTTTGCCGGAGTCGGAGTTGAGAGGCTTTCCTTCGGCCCAGCTTTCGACTATTTCGGTAACGACCGGCGTATAGTGTGCTTTCAGCTTTTCACCTTCGGTTTTGGTGTTGTTCATGGATTGCATCATTACGGTTGCTGGAAGCGGTTGGTGTAGAAATCGTAATCCGGAACCTGGCGGTTATAATCCCTGTCCATCAGGGGAGAGGAGATCATGAAATCTGCCGTCGCGCGGTTGCAGGCAGTGGGGATGTTCCAGACAACAGCCATGCGCAGAAGAGCCTTAACATCGGGGTCGTGGGGCTGTGGCTCCAGCGGATCCCAGAAAAAGATCAGAAAATCAATTTCACTTCCGGCGATTCTTGCGCCGATCTGCTGATCCCCTCCAAGAGGCCCGCTCATGAGTTTGTGCACCGTGAGGCCCAGTTCATTCTCGAAAACACTTCCGGTGGTTCCCGTTGCATAGAGCGTATGATGCTCGAGCAGATCGCGGTTGAATTTAGCCCAGGCAAGGAGATCGGCTTTTTTGTTGTCGTGAGCAACAAGGGCGATCCGTTTTGCCGCTTCCATGTTTACGTCCTTGTACTGCATCTTCATTCGGTTCTCATTATCCTGCTTTTCAAATTCATCACTGTAGAAAAAAACTTGCGTTGCATTAGTATTTTAGAATCATAACAAGATAATCTTCAAGAGGGTTCCTGTGAACCCTTTCAATCAGAATGGAGAAGAGCGCCATGCCAGTTTACTCGTCACTCAGGATCAGGGAAAACGATGCCGGACACATCAAGGCCTGGAAAAAAAGAACCGCAGAGAAGCTGCTTCTGCTGCGTGCGGCGCTCGATACCCATATCGCCGATGCTTCAGGGGAGGAGTCTGCCGAACGCGCCTGCGAAAGGAACGGACGGCAATGGCTGAGACTTGCCACATGGAATATCCGCGAGTTCGATACGTTAAAATATGGTGGTCGTCTCAAGGAGTCACTCTATTTTATTGCTGAAATAATTTCGCATTTCGATATCGTAGCGCTTCAGGAAGTTCGTGAGGACCTTGCCTGCCTGCAGTCGGTCGTACAGTTTCTCGGTCAGCATGAGTGGGATTATATCGCAACAGACGTTACCGAGGGCTCTTCGGGAAACCGGGAACGTATGGTGTTTATCTACCAGAAAAACCGGGTGCGTTTCACCAGCATAGCGGGCGAGGTGATGCTTGACAAAGGCGATCTGGTCACCGATTCTTCCGGCTTGTGCTTTCGCGACGCTTCGGGGCTGAAAGTGGAGTTTCCTGAAGGTGTTACGCTTTTGCCTTCCGGCGATGTTCCTGTTATAAAAAGAAAAGGCAAGGTGCTGCTGGAGGACGATCTGGTGATTCCTCTTCCCGCCGGTACCAGGATAGTTTTGCCTGAAGGAAGTTCGCTTGTTCTGCCCGGCGGCACTCAGCTTCCTGTTGAAAACGGTCAGGTCGCCCTGGATGCAGCTTCGCATCAGGCATGGTCGCCTCATGCGCTGGTCCGACCGCCGTATGATCTTCTTTCGGGTATCGGCCTGCAGTTCGCACGTTCACCTTTTCTTGTCACCTTCCAGGCTGGCTGGCTGAAATTCATTCTCTGTACCGTCCATATCTACTATGGAACGGGCAAGGAAGGGCTGGCCAGGAGAAACGAGGAGATCAGGAAACTAACCCGTTTTCTTTCACGGAGGGCCGAAAGCGAGCATGATTCCGATGCAGAAAACTTCTTTTTCGTGCTCGGAGATTTCAATATTGTGGGAAAGAAACATGTGACCTGGGAGTCGCTGCATTCGAACGGTTTCAGGGTTCCCGAACAGCTTCAGAAGATTCCTGCCGGCAGCAATGCGGCACGCGACAAGGCGTATGACCAGATCGCCTTCTGGCAACCGACGGCAGCGGGGCATCCCGGCACTACCTTCATCGATGTGGGTAATGCCGGCATTTTCGATTACTTCAAGTATGTGTTCCGCTGGGGGGACGATGATCACGACGGAGAAGACGAACGGTACTATGCTGAAAAAACAAAAACACACAAGCTTGCCTACAAGGAGTGGAGAACCTATCAGATGTCGGATCATCTGCCCATGTGGATAGAGTTGAGAACCGATTTCGGTACCGACTACCTTTCGGCGGTTTCCGCCTCCGACTGAATGCTTCGCAGCCTTTTGGGGCGAAGGAGTATCACAAACTGTGCTGCTTCCTGGGAATAAATAAACTACAAATACGCTTGACTTGAGCCGTTTTTTGTTGTATGTTATTGGCATATGCTAATAACTGAGGTGAAGAGCAGGTAGTTCGGAATTATTGATCAATAGGTATGACAAGACCAGTAAAGTGCAGAAAAGTGAGCTGTGAGGCTCCATACCGGGTGTTCAGGCCTGCGGGATCTTCTTCGGATGCGCTTGAAGAGGTGATGCTTTCTTTTGACGAGCTTGAAGCTATACGGCTTGCCGATGTGGAGGGCCTTTATCAGGAGGCTGCGGCCCGGCAGATGAATGTATCGCGTCAGACCTTCGGCAATATTCTTGCTTCGGCCCGGCATAAGGTTGGAGAGATGTTGATTTATGGAAGACAGTTAACCGTAACAGGAGGAAATATCATGGTTACCAGTGAAGAAAGAGTGTTCGGATGTGCAGCTTGCGGACATGAGTGGAGTATGGCTCACGGCTTGCCGAGGCCGGACGTCTGCCCTTCGTGCGCAAACGAAAACATTCACCGCCGTTCTACGGGCGGAGGATTCGGAGGCGGTCGAATGGGAGGCGGAAGATGCCGGGGTTTGAAATCCGGCCAGAACCGCGAGGGCCGGGGTCAGGGTTGCGGGAGCGGAGCAGGTTTTCATGGCGACAATAACCAGCGCGATCATGCTCATGGCGGGCAGGTCGATCAACAATAAAGTTAAGGAGAACAGGTAATGAAAGTTGTTATCCCTTTGGATGAGAGTGCCGGTCAGGCTTCGAAAGTGTGTGAGCATTTCGGCAGCGCTCCGTTTTTTGCCGTTTCGGATACGGAGACCGGCGCTTTCGAGATTACCGCTAATGGCGATAGCCAGCACGACCACGGTCAGTGCACTCCTGCGGATGTGTTTACCGGAATGGGTGTCGATGCCGTTATCT comes from Chlorobium limicola DSM 245 and encodes:
- a CDS encoding NUDIX hydrolase — translated: MKRSGASIIFINSRSEVLLLLRDDKPGIPYPNMWDLPGGHVEASETPEACIVREMQEEIETDVSSCRLYAVCDFPDRIEHIFLMDLDAAAEEIPLHEGQALRWFSVHELVGLPLAYGFDLVLSDFFAALRQNQITTRPKT
- a CDS encoding aminoacyl-histidine dipeptidase, with the translated sequence MSTDIRELDPREVWRHFHSLTRIPRPSGHEEKVRAFIAGFGRSLGLDTTVDEAGNVIIRKPATSGMEEYRGIILQAHLDMVPQKNGGTLHDFETDPIEPIVDGGWVRARGTTLGADNGIGVAAAMAVLESGDLRHGPLEALFTSEEESGMAGALRLKPGMLKGGILLNLDSEDEGELFIGCAGGLDATMTFSYDEQVVPAGYEGYMLRVNGLRGGHSGMDIHLGRGNANKIMNRLLHQGYLRHGMLIGAIEGGTLRNAIPRESSALVVVPALQRDGFLDGLGRLGADIKNELASADPGVRIEAVSAALPELVIGEPVAERMLRAIHACPDGVMRMSCEMAGVVETSSNLAIVTSSDGEITVQCLLRSSVDSALEELATMIGSVFELAGAVAVFDGGYPGWKPDPGSPVLKGMLEIYHEKFGTTPEVKAVHAGLECGIIGSIYSEIDMISFGPTIRYPHSPDEKVEIASVEKFWDFLVETIGRVSSGSGGCGFIPAGRTHR
- a CDS encoding methylglyoxal synthase, with protein sequence MQYKDVNMEAAKRIALVAHDNKKADLLAWAKFNRDLLEHHTLYATGTTGSVFENELGLTVHKLMSGPLGGDQQIGARIAGSEIDFLIFFWDPLEPQPHDPDVKALLRMAVVWNIPTACNRATADFMISSPLMDRDYNRQVPDYDFYTNRFQQP
- a CDS encoding endonuclease/exonuclease/phosphatase family protein, whose product is MPVYSSLRIRENDAGHIKAWKKRTAEKLLLLRAALDTHIADASGEESAERACERNGRQWLRLATWNIREFDTLKYGGRLKESLYFIAEIISHFDIVALQEVREDLACLQSVVQFLGQHEWDYIATDVTEGSSGNRERMVFIYQKNRVRFTSIAGEVMLDKGDLVTDSSGLCFRDASGLKVEFPEGVTLLPSGDVPVIKRKGKVLLEDDLVIPLPAGTRIVLPEGSSLVLPGGTQLPVENGQVALDAASHQAWSPHALVRPPYDLLSGIGLQFARSPFLVTFQAGWLKFILCTVHIYYGTGKEGLARRNEEIRKLTRFLSRRAESEHDSDAENFFFVLGDFNIVGKKHVTWESLHSNGFRVPEQLQKIPAGSNAARDKAYDQIAFWQPTAAGHPGTTFIDVGNAGIFDYFKYVFRWGDDDHDGEDERYYAEKTKTHKLAYKEWRTYQMSDHLPMWIELRTDFGTDYLSAVSASD
- a CDS encoding DUF134 domain-containing protein, whose product is MTRPVKCRKVSCEAPYRVFRPAGSSSDALEEVMLSFDELEAIRLADVEGLYQEAAARQMNVSRQTFGNILASARHKVGEMLIYGRQLTVTGGNIMVTSEERVFGCAACGHEWSMAHGLPRPDVCPSCANENIHRRSTGGGFGGGRMGGGRCRGLKSGQNREGRGQGCGSGAGFHGDNNQRDHAHGGQVDQQ
- a CDS encoding NifB/NifX family molybdenum-iron cluster-binding protein, which encodes MKVVIPLDESAGQASKVCEHFGSAPFFAVSDTETGAFEITANGDSQHDHGQCTPADVFTGMGVDAVICNGIGARAASRLQMSGVAVYIANHARTAEEALKRFNSGSLTQVTGQQACQGHDCH